Proteins encoded in a region of the Methylobacterium radiotolerans JCM 2831 genome:
- a CDS encoding SufB/SufD family protein, whose translation MADVTNLRSPAEAGLSKLFESARQSFASEKAIAREEAFRFFEATGLPSRRVEAFKYTDLRAAITEAAPPAEAPSLDVAEAAVARAKGFSGIEAARLTFVNGHLVRELSDLDGIPEGVTVVPMSDALTRAHVDLKQLAPVPQARENPVYQLNTAFLADGALITVAPGAKPARPLHLRFVGAGDAPFSTATRVLVQLGEGAEFSLLESHEGPDGLTCQPNDALDVVVGPRAAFRHTRLNTEGDATIALSTLSLKVEAEGQVETVNLVTGAVLSRHQIFVHVAGEDTNLVVNGAAMLRKGQLADSTLLADHAAVGGVGREQFKWIIDGDATGVFQGKIIVRQAAQQTDGKMKSDCLLLTDEGQMMNKPELEIFADDVACGHGATCGAPDEDLLFYLMARGLPRATAESLLVQAFVGEAVEAVTHEGARAALIGAIEAWLEARG comes from the coding sequence ATGGCCGACGTGACCAACCTCCGCTCCCCCGCCGAGGCCGGCCTGTCGAAGCTGTTCGAGTCGGCCCGCCAGAGCTTCGCCAGCGAGAAGGCGATCGCCCGCGAGGAGGCCTTCCGCTTCTTCGAGGCGACCGGCCTGCCGAGCCGGCGGGTCGAGGCGTTCAAGTACACGGACCTGCGCGCCGCCATCACGGAGGCCGCGCCCCCGGCCGAGGCGCCGAGCCTCGACGTCGCCGAGGCGGCCGTCGCCCGGGCGAAGGGGTTCTCCGGGATCGAGGCCGCGCGCCTGACCTTCGTGAACGGCCATCTCGTCCGCGAGCTGTCGGACCTCGACGGGATCCCCGAGGGCGTCACGGTCGTGCCGATGTCGGACGCGCTGACGCGGGCGCATGTCGACCTGAAGCAGCTCGCCCCGGTGCCGCAGGCCCGGGAGAACCCGGTCTACCAGCTCAACACCGCCTTCCTGGCCGACGGCGCCCTGATCACGGTGGCGCCCGGCGCGAAGCCGGCGCGGCCGCTGCACCTGCGCTTCGTCGGCGCCGGCGATGCCCCGTTCTCGACGGCGACGCGCGTGCTCGTCCAGCTGGGCGAAGGCGCGGAGTTCAGCCTCCTGGAGAGCCACGAGGGACCGGACGGCCTCACCTGCCAGCCGAACGACGCCCTCGACGTGGTGGTCGGCCCCAGGGCCGCCTTCCGTCACACGCGCCTGAACACGGAAGGTGATGCCACCATCGCGCTCTCGACCCTGTCGCTGAAGGTCGAGGCCGAGGGTCAGGTCGAGACCGTCAACCTCGTGACCGGGGCGGTGCTGTCGCGTCACCAGATCTTCGTCCACGTCGCGGGCGAGGACACGAACCTGGTCGTCAACGGCGCCGCCATGCTGCGCAAGGGCCAGCTCGCCGACTCGACCCTGCTCGCGGACCATGCCGCGGTCGGCGGCGTCGGCCGCGAGCAGTTCAAGTGGATCATCGACGGCGACGCCACCGGCGTGTTCCAGGGCAAGATCATCGTCCGTCAGGCCGCGCAGCAGACCGACGGCAAGATGAAGTCCGACTGTCTCCTCCTCACCGACGAGGGGCAGATGATGAACAAGCCGGAGCTGGAGATCTTCGCCGACGACGTGGCCTGCGGCCACGGGGCCACCTGCGGCGCGCCGGACGAGGATCTGCTGTTCTACCTGATGGCCCGCGGCCTTCCGCGCGCGACTGCCGAGAGCCTGCTCGTGCAGGCCTTCGTGGGCGAGGCCGTGGAAGCGGTGACGCACGAGGGCGCGCGCGCGGCTTTGATCGGCGCGATCGAGGCTTGGCTCGAGGCGCGGGGCTGA
- the sufC gene encoding Fe-S cluster assembly ATPase SufC: MLEIKNLVVQIEDNRILNGLNLTVNDGEVAAIMGPNGSGKSTLSYVIAGKEDYEVLDGEILLDGQNVLEMAADERAAAGVFLAFQYPLEIPGVGTMTFLKACLNAQRKARGEAELSTPDFIRAVNGAADKLEINKEMLKRALNVGFSGGEKKRMEILQMALLQPKFCVLDETDSGLDIDALRIVSEGVNALRDQGRSFLVITHYQRLLNHIVPDTVHVMSKGQIVKTGGKELALELEASGYAEYRTSEAA, from the coding sequence ATGCTGGAAATCAAGAACCTCGTCGTGCAGATCGAGGACAACCGCATCCTGAACGGCCTCAATCTGACCGTGAACGACGGCGAGGTCGCGGCGATCATGGGCCCGAACGGCTCGGGCAAGTCGACCCTCTCCTACGTCATCGCCGGCAAGGAGGATTACGAGGTCCTCGACGGCGAGATCCTGCTCGACGGGCAGAACGTGCTGGAGATGGCCGCCGACGAGCGCGCCGCGGCCGGCGTGTTCCTGGCCTTCCAGTACCCGCTGGAGATCCCCGGCGTCGGCACCATGACCTTCCTGAAGGCCTGCCTGAACGCGCAGCGCAAGGCGCGCGGCGAGGCCGAGCTGTCGACCCCGGACTTCATCCGCGCGGTGAACGGCGCGGCCGACAAGCTCGAGATCAACAAGGAGATGCTCAAGCGCGCCCTCAACGTCGGCTTCTCCGGCGGCGAGAAGAAGCGCATGGAGATCCTCCAGATGGCGCTGCTGCAGCCGAAGTTCTGCGTGCTCGACGAGACCGATTCCGGCCTCGACATCGACGCCCTGCGCATCGTCTCCGAGGGCGTGAACGCGCTCCGCGACCAGGGCCGCTCGTTCCTGGTGATCACCCACTACCAGCGGCTGCTCAACCACATCGTGCCCGACACCGTGCACGTCATGTCGAAGGGTCAGATCGTGAAGACCGGCGGCAAGGAGCTCGCCCTCGAGCTCGAGGCCTCCGGCTACGCCGAGTACCGCACCAGCGAGGCCGCCTGA